Genomic window (Mycobacteriales bacterium):
CGGCCGGGCAGGACAAGTACGACTCGCCCGACAACATCACCGTCTCGCCGTACGGCGGGGGCGTGATCCTCGCCGAGGACGGTGACGGCGAGCAGTACCTCGTCGGGACGACCGCGGACAAGCAGCCCTTTGACTTCGCCCGCAACGCCCTCGAAGACCCCAACGAGTTCGCGGGCGTGACGTTCTCCGACGACGGCACGACGCTGTTCGCCAACATCCAGAGCCCGGGGATCACGCTCGCGATCACCGGGCCCTGGACGCGCAAGAACGTCTGAGCGGTCCCGTGCGGGGGGTGGCGTCGCCGGCGTCCGCGACGCCACCTCCCTGGACCTGCGCCGTGGGTGGCGGCGGGCGTGGGAGCATCGCCGCGTGCTGACCCTCCTCGCCGTCCTCGGCGTCTTGGCGATCTTCTTCGTGGCCGCGGCCGTCGCCACCCGCGAGGGCGAGGTGCTGCTCGACGCCCCCGCCGACGCCGCCGACCTGCGCCTGCCCAGCGGGCCTCTTCAGCCCGAGGACGTCGCGTCCGTGCGCTTCGGGCTCGCGCTGCGCGGCTACCGCATGTCGGAGGTCGACGAGGTCCTCGACCGGGTGCAGTCCGAGCTCGCCGAGCGCGACGCCCGCATCCTCGAGCTCGAGGCGCGCGCCGGCGACGGCCCCGCTTCCGACGAGGTGTACGACGAGACTCCCGCCCGGGCCACGACCGGTGTCGCCGCGCCGAGCGCAGCCCTGCTCACCCCGGTGCTGACCACCCAGCAGACCGTGCCCGCTCCGCTCGACGAGCCGCGCGACGCCGCGGTCACGACGGGCGCTGGCCATGACACCGACGGGTCGGCGGACGACGAGACCGGATGGGCCTTCGACGACGGCGGCGCGGCCCGCAGCGCTGCCCGCCTGTCGCCGTCCGCAGACGACCAGGGGACCGACCGCGGGGACGACGACTGGGGGATGCCCCAGGTGCTCGAGCTCGAGCCCGCGTCCCCCGACCTCGACGACGCCGTCGAGACCCCCGACCCGGTAGCCCCTGCCGCTGTCGTCTCTGCGGCACCTCCTGTCGCGCCGACCGGCGAGGACCTCGTCCACGACGCCGAGCCGGTCGCCCCCGTCGCGCCCGCGCAGGACCACCTGCCGACCGAGGCGACAGCGCCGACCGAGACGACTGCGCCGCCCGAGCCGGCTGCGCCTGCGGCACCCGCGTGGTCCGCGCCGACTGAGCCGGCTGCGCCTGCGGCACCCGCGTGGTCCGGGCCCGCGACGACCCCGCCCGACGGGCTTCCCCCGCACGCGGCCCCCCTGGTGTCACCTGCCCACCCGGACCCGTTCGCGCCGGACGAGCCCTTCCGGCCGGCCGAGCCGCTCCGGCCCGCCGAGCCGTTGTCACCGCCCGAGCCGTTCCCGACGCCCGCACCCGGCCCTGTCCCGGACCCCACGACCGGCGGGCCCGACCCCTACGCGCTGCCCGAGCCGCACGACCTCGGCGCGCCCGCCGACCGCTACGCCGGTGAGGACGCCGACGAGCAGGCGGGTCCGTCGTACCCCTGAGTGGCGCCACCCCCTCGCAGCGAGGACCATGGGGGCATGGCTGAGCTGGTGCTGAGGGTCGACGTGGACGCGTCCGTCGAGGACGTGTGGGCCGGTGCGGTCGACTGGGCCGGGCAGGGCGAGTGGATGCTGGGCACGAGCGTGCGCCCGACAGCGCAGGGCGGGCAGGGCGTCGGCGGCGGCATCGAGGCGTTCACCGGGGTCGGCCGACTCGGCTTCCTCGACACGATGGAGATCACCCGCTGGGACCCGCCGCGGGCCTGCCACGTGCTGCACACCGGTCGGGTCGTGCGGGGCACCGGTGCGTTCGAGGTGGAGCCGCGCGGCGGTAGGCTGGCGACGTTCGTGTGGAGCGAGGACCTCGAGCTGCCGCTCGGCGTGGTCGGCCGGCTCGGCTGGCCGCTTGTGAAGCCGGTGTTCGCGGCGGGCGTGCGGGTGTCGCTCAACCGCTTCGCCCGCTGGGTCGAGGCGCGCGCCGCGACCCGCGCTGCCTGATCCCTCCTCGCCGGGTCGA
Coding sequences:
- a CDS encoding DivIVA domain-containing protein, encoding MLTLLAVLGVLAIFFVAAAVATREGEVLLDAPADAADLRLPSGPLQPEDVASVRFGLALRGYRMSEVDEVLDRVQSELAERDARILELEARAGDGPASDEVYDETPARATTGVAAPSAALLTPVLTTQQTVPAPLDEPRDAAVTTGAGHDTDGSADDETGWAFDDGGAARSAARLSPSADDQGTDRGDDDWGMPQVLELEPASPDLDDAVETPDPVAPAAVVSAAPPVAPTGEDLVHDAEPVAPVAPAQDHLPTEATAPTETTAPPEPAAPAAPAWSAPTEPAAPAAPAWSGPATTPPDGLPPHAAPLVSPAHPDPFAPDEPFRPAEPLRPAEPLSPPEPFPTPAPGPVPDPTTGGPDPYALPEPHDLGAPADRYAGEDADEQAGPSYP
- a CDS encoding SRPBCC family protein, with amino-acid sequence MAELVLRVDVDASVEDVWAGAVDWAGQGEWMLGTSVRPTAQGGQGVGGGIEAFTGVGRLGFLDTMEITRWDPPRACHVLHTGRVVRGTGAFEVEPRGGRLATFVWSEDLELPLGVVGRLGWPLVKPVFAAGVRVSLNRFARWVEARAATRAA